Proteins encoded in a region of the Microbacterium neungamense genome:
- a CDS encoding dihydroorotase produces MTESLVITGAQLTGGDTADLIVENGRIAEIGTGLSRAGARVVDAAGLIALPGLVDLHTHLREPGYEASETVLTGTRAAAAGGFTAVFAMPNTSPVADTAGVVEQELALGEASGYATVQPIGAVTVGQKGERLAELGAMASSRARVRVFSDDGFCVWDPLIMRRALEYVKSFGGVIAQHAQDPRLTEGAQMNEGAVSAELGLAGWPAVAEESIIARDVLLAEHVGSRLHVCHLSTAGSVDIIRWAKKRGIQVTAEVTPHHLLLTDELVRGYDARYKVNPPLRREEDVRAVREGLADGTIDIVATDHAPHPSENKACEWQAAANGMVGLESALRVVHQSMVATGMLDWADVARVMSAAPARIGSLDGHGRPLAVGEPAHITLYDPAAGGVFTEDDLRGRSRNSPYLGRELPGRVQWTIHGGVVTLADGQLVEELPGTLGERSGAQ; encoded by the coding sequence GTGACCGAGTCCCTCGTGATCACCGGCGCTCAGCTGACCGGAGGCGACACCGCCGACCTGATCGTGGAGAACGGCCGGATCGCCGAGATCGGCACCGGCCTCAGCCGCGCCGGCGCGCGCGTGGTGGATGCCGCGGGACTGATCGCCCTGCCCGGGCTGGTCGACCTGCACACGCACCTGCGCGAGCCCGGGTACGAGGCGTCCGAGACGGTGCTCACCGGCACCCGGGCGGCCGCCGCCGGCGGGTTCACCGCCGTGTTCGCCATGCCGAACACCTCGCCCGTCGCGGACACCGCCGGCGTCGTCGAGCAGGAGCTCGCCCTCGGCGAGGCATCCGGCTACGCCACGGTGCAGCCCATCGGCGCGGTCACCGTCGGGCAGAAGGGGGAGCGGCTGGCCGAGCTCGGCGCCATGGCCTCCTCCCGCGCCCGCGTGCGCGTGTTCAGCGACGACGGCTTCTGCGTGTGGGACCCGCTGATCATGCGCCGCGCGCTGGAGTACGTGAAATCGTTCGGCGGCGTGATCGCGCAGCACGCGCAGGACCCGCGTCTCACCGAGGGCGCGCAGATGAACGAGGGCGCCGTCTCCGCCGAGCTCGGTCTCGCCGGCTGGCCGGCCGTCGCGGAGGAGTCGATCATCGCCCGCGACGTGCTGCTCGCCGAGCACGTCGGGTCGCGCCTGCACGTGTGCCACCTCTCCACCGCCGGGTCGGTCGACATCATCCGCTGGGCCAAGAAGCGGGGCATCCAGGTCACCGCAGAGGTCACCCCGCACCACCTTCTGCTGACCGACGAGCTCGTCCGCGGCTACGACGCCCGCTACAAGGTGAACCCGCCGCTGCGGCGCGAGGAGGACGTGCGCGCGGTCCGCGAGGGCCTGGCCGACGGCACGATCGACATCGTCGCCACCGACCACGCCCCGCATCCGTCCGAGAACAAGGCGTGCGAATGGCAGGCCGCGGCGAACGGCATGGTCGGGCTGGAGAGCGCACTGCGCGTGGTGCACCAGTCCATGGTCGCCACCGGGATGCTGGACTGGGCGGACGTCGCCCGGGTGATGAGCGCAGCCCCCGCCCGGATCGGCAGCCTGGACGGCCACGGCCGTCCGCTCGCCGTCGGCGAGCCCGCGCACATCACGCTGTACGACCCCGCTGCCGGCGGCGTGTTCACGGAGGACGACCTGCGCGGCCGCAGTCGCAACTCGCCCTACCTGGGTCGCGAGCTCCCGGGGCGGGTGCAGTGGACCATCCACGGCGGCGTCGTGACCCTGGCCGACGGCCAGCTGGTCGAGGAGCTGCCCGGGACCCTGGGCGAGCGGAGCGGAGCGCAGTGA
- the nusB gene encoding transcription antitermination factor NusB, with protein MSARTKARKRALDILFSADVRGDEIAVSLAAAAKRAANEPAREASWLYARDIVDGILDHREEIDEQITTHSRDWKLERMPAVDRALLRIGTWEILFNDEVPTAVAIDEAVELAKELSTEDSGAFVHGVLARIARAS; from the coding sequence GTGAGCGCCCGCACCAAGGCGCGCAAGCGCGCCCTCGACATCCTCTTCTCCGCCGATGTGCGCGGGGACGAGATCGCCGTGAGCCTGGCCGCCGCGGCGAAGCGGGCCGCCAACGAACCGGCGCGCGAGGCCTCATGGCTGTATGCCCGCGACATCGTCGACGGCATCCTCGACCACCGCGAGGAGATCGACGAGCAGATCACGACGCACAGCCGGGACTGGAAGCTGGAGCGGATGCCCGCCGTCGACCGCGCTCTGCTGCGCATCGGCACCTGGGAGATCCTCTTCAACGACGAGGTGCCGACGGCCGTCGCGATCGACGAGGCGGTCGAACTCGCCAAGGAGCTCTCCACCGAGGACTCCGGTGCGTTCGTGCACGGCGTTCTGGCGCGGATCGCCCGCGCCAGCTGA
- the aroB gene encoding 3-dehydroquinate synthase — protein MSMTTISVTGQDAYDITVGRGILDRVSQALAPSVRKVLVVHPPTLADRAAQLRERLLADTAEGPREVLLAEIPDAEQGKRVEVAAFCWQVMGQADFTRTDAVVGYGGGAVTDLAGFVAATWLRGVQVVQVPTTVLGLVDAAVGGKTGINTAEGKNLVGAFWAPRAVIGDLDELASLSPNEATAGFAEVVKAGFIWAPEILDIVEADPARAVDTTTDEFRRAVELAIDMKAKVVSSDFREAGQREILNYGHTLGHAIEHAERYRWRHGAAISVGMLYAAELSRLAGRLSDAAAERHRTVLESLGLPTSYRAGAWPQLLATMQRDKKARGGMLRFIVLDDIARPTVLQAPDESLLFAAYQEVAA, from the coding sequence ATGAGCATGACGACCATCAGCGTGACCGGACAGGACGCCTACGACATCACCGTGGGGCGGGGCATCCTCGACCGGGTGTCGCAGGCGCTGGCGCCGTCGGTGCGGAAGGTGCTCGTGGTGCATCCGCCGACGCTCGCCGACCGCGCCGCGCAGCTGCGCGAGCGGCTGCTCGCCGACACCGCGGAAGGACCCCGCGAGGTGCTGCTCGCGGAGATCCCGGATGCCGAGCAGGGCAAGCGGGTGGAGGTGGCCGCGTTCTGCTGGCAGGTGATGGGGCAGGCGGACTTCACCCGCACGGACGCCGTCGTCGGCTACGGCGGGGGAGCGGTCACCGACCTGGCCGGTTTCGTCGCCGCGACCTGGCTGCGCGGGGTGCAGGTGGTGCAGGTGCCCACCACGGTGCTCGGCCTCGTGGACGCCGCTGTCGGGGGCAAGACCGGCATCAACACCGCCGAGGGGAAGAACCTCGTCGGCGCGTTCTGGGCGCCGCGCGCCGTCATCGGCGATCTCGACGAGCTCGCCAGCCTCAGCCCGAACGAGGCCACCGCCGGGTTCGCCGAGGTCGTCAAGGCCGGGTTCATCTGGGCGCCGGAGATCCTCGACATCGTCGAGGCGGATCCGGCCCGCGCCGTGGACACCACCACCGACGAGTTCCGCCGCGCCGTGGAGCTCGCGATCGACATGAAGGCGAAGGTCGTCTCCAGCGACTTCCGCGAGGCCGGGCAGCGCGAGATCCTGAACTACGGGCACACGCTCGGGCACGCGATCGAGCACGCCGAGCGCTACCGGTGGCGCCACGGCGCCGCGATCTCGGTCGGGATGCTGTACGCGGCGGAGCTGTCCCGCCTCGCCGGGCGACTGTCGGACGCGGCGGCCGAGCGCCACCGCACCGTGCTGGAGTCGCTGGGCCTGCCCACCTCCTACCGGGCGGGTGCCTGGCCGCAGCTGCTCGCGACGATGCAGCGCGACAAGAAGGCCCGTGGCGGGATGCTGCGCTTCATCGTGCTGGACGACATCGCCAGGCCGACGGTGCTGCAGGCCCCGGACGAGTCGCTGCTGTTCGCGGCGTACCAGGAGGTCGCGGCATGA
- a CDS encoding Rieske 2Fe-2S domain-containing protein — protein MRITGLGHAGMFIETAGGNIICDPVIGPSFYGSWFPFPDNRGLDWERLGREADFLYISHRHRDHFDPRLLQRYIRTDIEVLLPEYPTDDLEQDIRALGYHNITYAPAGEIIQRGELKLMITPLRAPSDGPIGDSSLSVDDGTASILNQNDSHPLDLEKLLTFGKPEAYFTQVSGAIWWPMVYDLPQDAKQNFARLKREAQNKRAMYYIEKVDAPHVFPMAGPPMFLRDDLFRYNGWGADDDSIFTDQKQFLAHLKEQAPQYDGHLFLPGTVVEMNHGEMSVTQSLFTDAEIARIFDDKWGYLEEQRATRQQELRDEEASRAPVLPPEEMLAELKAWWEPLLKKSRTIRLGVGGPVRMTIGELDLVVDFPKAKVREYAGEDVEFWYTIPADLVSTNIRDHEIDWSNSIFLSMQFSAGRKGKFNEFIYTFFKCLSVDRIEYVENWYQEQTDQTEDAEIGDWIVQRRCPHLRADLTRTGRIDEDGVLTCSMHDWKWDLKTGRCLSTQGHPIRAKKVDEVTEEALRPAL, from the coding sequence ATGCGGATCACGGGACTCGGCCACGCCGGGATGTTCATCGAGACGGCCGGCGGGAACATCATCTGCGACCCCGTGATCGGCCCCTCGTTCTACGGCTCGTGGTTCCCGTTCCCCGACAACCGCGGCCTGGACTGGGAGCGGCTCGGACGCGAGGCCGACTTCCTGTACATCTCCCACCGGCACCGCGACCACTTCGACCCGCGGCTGCTGCAGCGCTACATCCGCACCGACATCGAGGTGCTGCTGCCGGAGTACCCGACCGATGACCTGGAGCAGGACATCCGGGCGCTCGGCTACCACAACATCACCTACGCGCCCGCCGGCGAGATCATCCAGCGCGGCGAGCTGAAGCTGATGATCACCCCGCTCCGCGCCCCCAGCGACGGGCCGATCGGCGATTCCTCCCTCAGCGTGGACGACGGCACGGCGTCGATCCTGAACCAGAACGACTCGCACCCGCTGGACCTGGAGAAGCTGCTCACGTTCGGCAAGCCTGAGGCGTACTTCACCCAGGTCTCCGGCGCGATCTGGTGGCCGATGGTCTACGACCTGCCGCAGGACGCCAAGCAGAACTTCGCCCGTCTCAAGCGGGAGGCGCAGAACAAGCGCGCGATGTACTACATCGAGAAGGTCGACGCGCCGCACGTGTTCCCGATGGCGGGCCCGCCGATGTTCCTGCGCGACGACCTGTTCCGGTACAACGGCTGGGGCGCGGACGACGACTCGATCTTCACCGACCAGAAGCAGTTCCTCGCCCATCTGAAGGAGCAGGCGCCGCAGTACGACGGGCACCTGTTCCTGCCCGGCACGGTCGTGGAGATGAACCACGGCGAGATGTCGGTGACCCAGTCGCTGTTCACCGATGCGGAGATCGCCCGCATCTTCGACGACAAGTGGGGCTACCTCGAGGAGCAGCGCGCCACCCGCCAGCAGGAGCTGCGCGACGAGGAGGCCTCGCGCGCCCCGGTCCTGCCGCCGGAGGAGATGCTCGCCGAGCTGAAGGCGTGGTGGGAGCCGCTGCTGAAGAAGTCGCGCACGATCCGGCTCGGCGTCGGCGGCCCGGTGCGGATGACGATCGGCGAGCTCGACCTCGTCGTCGACTTCCCCAAGGCCAAGGTGCGCGAGTACGCCGGCGAGGACGTCGAGTTCTGGTACACGATCCCCGCCGACCTCGTCTCGACGAACATCCGCGACCACGAGATCGACTGGTCGAACTCGATCTTCCTGTCGATGCAGTTCAGCGCCGGCCGCAAGGGCAAGTTCAACGAGTTCATCTACACGTTCTTCAAGTGCCTCTCCGTCGACCGGATCGAGTACGTCGAGAACTGGTACCAGGAGCAGACCGACCAGACCGAGGACGCCGAGATCGGCGACTGGATCGTGCAGCGCCGCTGTCCGCACCTGCGCGCCGATCTCACCCGCACGGGGAGGATCGACGAGGACGGCGTGCTCACCTGCAGCATGCACGACTGGAAGTGGGACCTGAAGACCGGCCGCTGCCTGAGCACCCAGGGCCACCCGATCCGCGCGAAGAAGGTCGACGAGGTCACGGAGGAAGCGCTCCGCCCCGCGCTCTGA
- the aroQ gene encoding type II 3-dehydroquinate dehydratase: MRRRLLLVNGPNLNLLGTREPEVYGTATLADVERLTADAAAELGYEVRAVQSNHEGALIDAIHAAREDCAGIVINPGGLTHTSVSLRDALTGVGLPFAEVHISDVYAREEFRHFSYLDDVAAVRVVGHGVDGYAEAVRELVARL; the protein is encoded by the coding sequence ATGAGACGACGCCTGCTGCTCGTGAACGGCCCGAACCTGAACCTGCTCGGCACCCGGGAGCCGGAGGTGTATGGCACCGCCACCCTCGCCGACGTGGAGCGCCTCACCGCGGATGCGGCGGCCGAGCTCGGCTACGAGGTGCGCGCCGTCCAGAGCAACCACGAGGGCGCGCTCATCGACGCGATCCACGCCGCGCGCGAGGACTGTGCCGGCATCGTGATCAACCCGGGCGGGCTGACGCACACCTCGGTCTCGCTGCGCGACGCCCTCACCGGTGTCGGCCTGCCGTTCGCCGAGGTGCACATCTCGGACGTGTACGCGCGCGAGGAGTTCCGGCACTTCTCCTACCTGGACGACGTCGCCGCGGTGCGCGTCGTCGGTCACGGCGTGGACGGTTATGCCGAAGCGGTGCGGGAGCTCGTCGCACGCCTGTAG
- the efp gene encoding elongation factor P: protein MASTADIKNGVVLNIDGQLWSVVEFQHVKPGKGGAFVRTKLKNVVTGKVVDKTYNAGAKVDIENVDRRDFTYLYTDGDGFVFMDTTDYDQITVGAATVGDAKNFLLENQQVTIALNNGNPLYIDLPASVVLEVTYTEPGLQGDRSSAGTKPATLETGYEIQVPLFVETGTKVKVDTRTGEYLGREK, encoded by the coding sequence ATGGCATCGACCGCAGACATCAAGAACGGCGTCGTCCTCAACATCGACGGACAGCTCTGGAGCGTCGTGGAGTTCCAGCACGTCAAGCCGGGCAAGGGCGGCGCGTTCGTGCGCACCAAGCTGAAGAACGTCGTCACCGGCAAGGTCGTCGACAAGACGTACAACGCCGGCGCCAAGGTCGACATCGAGAACGTCGACCGCCGCGACTTCACCTACTTGTACACCGACGGCGACGGCTTCGTCTTCATGGACACCACCGACTACGACCAGATCACGGTCGGCGCCGCCACCGTCGGCGACGCGAAGAACTTCCTGCTCGAGAACCAGCAGGTCACCATCGCGCTGAACAACGGCAACCCGCTGTACATCGACCTCCCGGCGTCCGTCGTGCTCGAGGTCACCTACACCGAGCCGGGCCTGCAGGGCGACCGCTCCTCGGCCGGCACGAAGCCCGCGACCCTCGAGACCGGGTACGAGATCCAGGTCCCGCTGTTCGTGGAGACCGGCACCAAGGTCAAGGTCGACACCCGGACCGGCGAGTACCTCGGCCGCGAGAAGTAA
- a CDS encoding aspartate carbamoyltransferase catalytic subunit has translation MRHLLDTRTLDRDTALRILDIAEDMADTQSRQVKKLPTLLGKTVVNLFFEDSTRTRISFEAAAKRLSADVINFAAKGSSVSKGESLKDTAQTLEAIGADAVVIRHSASGAPQTLATSGWISAGVVNAGDGTHEHPTQALLDAFTIRKRFYGDDSRGRDLDGLRVVIVGDVLHSRVARSNVWLLTTLGAHVTLVSPPTLLPQNVSLWPVDVEFDLDRALGAGPDAVMMLRIQAERMNAAYFPTEREYSRLWGLDAVRVAGLPETSIVMHPGPMNRGLEISSEAADSARATVLEQVANGVSVRMAVLYLLLAGERNEERGGEQ, from the coding sequence ATGAGGCACCTGCTCGACACCCGCACCCTCGACCGCGACACCGCCCTGCGCATCCTCGACATCGCCGAGGACATGGCCGACACCCAGTCGCGCCAGGTGAAGAAGCTGCCCACGCTGCTGGGCAAGACCGTGGTCAACCTCTTCTTCGAGGACTCCACGCGCACCCGCATCTCCTTCGAGGCCGCCGCCAAGCGCCTCTCCGCCGACGTCATCAACTTCGCCGCCAAGGGCTCCAGCGTCTCCAAGGGCGAGAGCCTGAAGGACACCGCGCAGACCCTCGAGGCGATCGGTGCGGATGCCGTCGTCATCCGCCACTCCGCCTCCGGCGCCCCGCAGACCCTGGCAACCAGCGGCTGGATCTCCGCCGGGGTCGTGAACGCCGGCGACGGCACCCACGAGCACCCCACCCAGGCGCTGCTGGACGCGTTCACCATCCGCAAGCGCTTCTACGGCGACGACAGCCGCGGCCGCGACCTGGACGGGCTGCGCGTGGTCATCGTCGGCGACGTGCTGCACTCGCGGGTCGCCCGCTCCAACGTGTGGCTGCTGACCACGCTCGGCGCCCACGTCACCCTAGTCTCGCCGCCCACGCTGCTGCCGCAGAACGTGTCGCTGTGGCCGGTCGACGTCGAGTTCGACCTGGACCGGGCCCTGGGCGCGGGTCCGGATGCGGTGATGATGCTGCGCATCCAGGCGGAGCGCATGAACGCCGCCTATTTCCCCACTGAGCGGGAGTATTCCCGGCTCTGGGGGCTCGACGCCGTGCGCGTGGCGGGCCTGCCGGAGACTAGCATTGTGATGCACCCCGGACCCATGAACCGCGGTCTGGAGATCTCCAGCGAGGCCGCCGATTCCGCCCGCGCCACCGTGCTCGAGCAGGTGGCGAACGGGGTGTCCGTGAGAATGGCCGTGCTCTACCTGCTGCTGGCGGGGGAGCGGAACGAGGAACGAGGGGGAGAGCAGTGA
- the carA gene encoding glutamine-hydrolyzing carbamoyl-phosphate synthase small subunit yields MTLSTRSGSLIEPAVLVLEDGTRYRGRAYGARGTTLGEVVFATGMSGYQETLTDPSYAGQIVLQTAPHIGNTGMNDEDPESRRIWVAGYIVRDPSRVVSNWRASTSLDDLLVRDGIVGIAGIDTRAITRHIRSAGSMRGGIFSGPEAALDPEEQLRRVTAAPEMTGRNLSAEVSVSAVQVVPAVGERIGNLAVLDLGVKQATLDNLAARGFEVHVLPQSATIDDIRALDPVAVFYSNGPGDPAASDAHVTLLREVLDERLPFFGICFGNQLLGRALGLGTYKLPFGHRGINQPVLDKSTGKVEITAHNHGFAVDAPLDGPFDSPAGYGRVEVSHVGLNDRVVEGLRALDIPAFSVQYHPEAAAGPHDANYLFDRFRDLVVATLSQKTEKDSK; encoded by the coding sequence ATGACCCTCTCGACACGCTCAGGGTCCCTGATCGAGCCCGCCGTGCTCGTCCTCGAGGACGGCACCCGCTACCGCGGCCGCGCCTATGGCGCCCGCGGCACCACCCTCGGCGAGGTGGTCTTCGCGACCGGCATGTCCGGCTACCAGGAGACCCTGACCGACCCGTCCTACGCCGGCCAGATCGTGCTGCAGACCGCACCGCACATCGGCAACACCGGCATGAACGACGAGGACCCGGAGTCCCGACGCATCTGGGTCGCCGGGTACATCGTCCGCGACCCCTCCCGCGTCGTGTCGAACTGGCGGGCGAGCACCTCGCTGGACGATCTCCTGGTCCGCGACGGCATCGTCGGCATCGCCGGCATCGACACCCGGGCGATCACCCGGCACATCCGCTCGGCCGGTTCCATGCGCGGCGGCATCTTCTCCGGCCCGGAGGCCGCCCTCGACCCGGAGGAGCAGCTGCGCCGGGTCACCGCGGCGCCGGAGATGACCGGCCGGAACCTGTCCGCCGAGGTCTCCGTCAGCGCGGTGCAGGTGGTGCCGGCGGTCGGCGAGCGCATCGGCAACCTCGCCGTGCTCGACCTGGGCGTCAAGCAGGCCACCCTGGACAACCTCGCCGCGCGGGGCTTCGAGGTGCACGTGCTGCCGCAGAGCGCCACGATCGACGACATCCGCGCCCTCGACCCGGTCGCCGTGTTCTACTCCAACGGCCCCGGCGACCCCGCCGCCTCCGACGCGCACGTCACGCTGCTGCGCGAGGTGCTCGACGAGCGGCTGCCGTTCTTCGGCATCTGCTTCGGCAACCAGCTGCTCGGGCGCGCCCTGGGCCTGGGCACCTACAAGCTGCCGTTCGGACACCGCGGCATCAACCAGCCGGTGCTCGACAAGTCCACCGGCAAGGTGGAGATCACCGCGCACAACCACGGCTTCGCCGTCGACGCGCCCCTGGACGGCCCCTTCGACAGCCCGGCCGGCTACGGCCGCGTCGAGGTCAGCCACGTCGGCCTCAACGACCGCGTGGTCGAGGGCCTGCGCGCCCTGGACATCCCCGCATTCTCGGTCCAGTACCACCCCGAGGCGGCCGCCGGCCCGCACGACGCCAACTACCTCTTCGACCGGTTCCGCGATCTCGTCGTCGCGACCCTCAGCCAGAAGACCGAGAAGGACAGCAAGTAA
- a CDS encoding HNH endonuclease signature motif containing protein, with amino-acid sequence MRRDGAGRRGQRGGPTVDSTGSRRTEYDATPRTPGEVVAFLLDDLACTGNEANRQASRRAQRIVEAIEMAREHPEVSSPTGRRMPPLSRSVPRSWRAAVDASPEETDAEAAAFEAVDRAAADARAAHRRLTATAKHMQKSERDGRTRDQIRADLFASWLKGEGTLTAVKTCVYVTIPMQLLAGEPVPMESARFVGGDTIDPVMDRRTYRPTKAQRDFLILQHGTCARDGCERLAAEADIDHERPWATGGRTNVADLRPLCPRDHTHRHRTKARFRSRPDRTVQVIMPTGKESSAPREARTGPIPWTDPAAPAAPAAPADAPPPF; translated from the coding sequence GTGAGAAGAGATGGGGCCGGTCGACGCGGCCAGCGCGGAGGGCCGACAGTCGATTCTACGGGATCGCGGCGGACCGAGTACGACGCGACCCCGCGCACACCGGGCGAGGTCGTCGCGTTCCTGCTCGACGATCTCGCCTGCACCGGCAACGAGGCGAACCGTCAGGCTTCCCGTCGCGCGCAGCGGATCGTCGAGGCGATCGAGATGGCTCGCGAGCATCCCGAGGTGTCGTCCCCCACGGGGAGACGGATGCCGCCGCTCTCGCGGAGCGTTCCGCGATCCTGGCGGGCCGCCGTCGATGCGTCGCCGGAGGAGACGGATGCCGAGGCCGCGGCCTTCGAGGCCGTGGACCGTGCCGCCGCGGACGCCCGGGCCGCGCACCGCCGGCTCACCGCGACCGCCAAGCACATGCAGAAGTCCGAGCGGGACGGTCGCACCCGCGACCAGATCCGTGCCGACCTTTTCGCCTCCTGGCTGAAGGGCGAGGGCACCCTCACCGCCGTGAAGACCTGCGTGTACGTCACGATCCCGATGCAGCTGCTGGCAGGCGAACCGGTTCCGATGGAGAGCGCGCGGTTCGTCGGAGGCGACACCATCGATCCGGTCATGGACCGCCGCACGTACCGGCCGACCAAGGCGCAGCGCGACTTCCTGATCCTGCAGCACGGCACGTGCGCCCGCGACGGATGCGAGCGGCTCGCCGCGGAGGCTGACATCGACCACGAGCGACCCTGGGCAACCGGCGGCCGGACGAACGTCGCCGATCTGCGCCCCCTCTGCCCCCGGGATCACACCCACCGGCACCGCACCAAGGCCAGATTCCGATCCCGACCCGACCGGACGGTTCAGGTGATCATGCCCACGGGCAAGGAGAGCTCCGCGCCGAGGGAAGCGCGAACCGGCCCGATCCCGTGGACGGATCCGGCCGCTCCGGCCGCTCCGGCCGCTCCGGCAGACGCACCGCCGCCGTTCTGA